In Aminobacterium sp. MB27-C1, a single genomic region encodes these proteins:
- a CDS encoding cobalamin-dependent protein (Presence of a B(12) (cobalamin)-binding domain implies dependence on cobalamin itself, in one of its several forms, or in some unusual lineages, dependence on a cobalamin-like analog.), translating into MEKNVTAQKIDKVISKTNPDLIALSCSDTSCFENMEKIIVIADKNNIPVLIGGAAASLHHIALFTHGFTYSVCLL; encoded by the coding sequence TTGGAGAAAAATGTTACTGCTCAAAAAATTGACAAAGTTATCTCTAAAACTAATCCAGATCTTATAGCGTTATCGTGTTCTGATACAAGCTGTTTCGAAAACATGGAAAAGATTATTGTCATAGCAGATAAAAATAACATCCCTGTTCTCATCGGAGGAGCCGCCGCTTCTCTTCACCATATCGCACTTTTTACGCACGGCTTTACATACTCCGTTTGTCTATTATAG
- a CDS encoding DUF2284 domain-containing protein encodes MIEKALKHEKPDSPKSGTGRVFELSGKEKNISDALGFSILEGNIEDIVIREGTRQWCGNCPGNLNHTCPLSSGYTIQKSLEESKTFIRHFRKVFLICLPVLSKEEREIQRERRKEIWLGMKNFELLFSKRYSDILLFKLPIQCPLCEPQDCLIPEKECRQPDYQFPMHEEYNIDMMETARTIAGDRSTLEMYALLLADSFPDQKINEE; translated from the coding sequence GTGATTGAAAAAGCATTAAAACATGAGAAACCCGATTCGCCCAAATCCGGTACGGGAAGAGTTTTTGAGCTTTCTGGCAAAGAAAAAAATATATCTGACGCTTTGGGATTTTCAATTTTGGAAGGAAATATAGAAGATATCGTTATTCGAGAAGGAACCCGCCAATGGTGTGGAAATTGTCCGGGCAACCTTAATCATACGTGTCCCTTAAGCAGTGGATATACCATTCAAAAGTCACTTGAGGAAAGTAAAACTTTCATCCGACACTTTCGAAAAGTCTTTCTTATTTGTCTGCCTGTCCTCTCAAAAGAAGAACGAGAAATACAACGAGAAAGGCGAAAAGAAATATGGCTTGGTATGAAAAATTTTGAGCTGCTATTCTCCAAACGTTATTCTGATATCCTCCTCTTTAAGCTCCCTATACAATGTCCACTTTGCGAACCTCAAGACTGCCTTATCCCAGAAAAAGAGTGTCGCCAACCAGACTATCAATTTCCCATGCATGAAGAATACAATATTGATATGATGGAAACAGCTCGTACAATTGCAGGAGACCGTTCTACTCTAGAAATGTACGCCCTTCTTCTCGCTGATTCTTTTCCAGACCAAAAAATAAACGAAGAATGA
- a CDS encoding SLC13 family permease yields the protein MTTLMVENGLVYVIFILVYLGMIIGRFPKLALDRAGIVLLGTIFLLIAGPFSKESLLCNIDISTIMLLFGFMIISAQLRLGGFYTLITRKIAAFNGSPQKFLAILIIVSGSLSALLSNDIVCLAITPVLGEICIRKELNPLPFFLR from the coding sequence CAACTCTAATGGTTGAAAATGGACTTGTATATGTTATTTTCATTCTCGTATATCTTGGCATGATCATCGGTCGCTTTCCCAAGTTAGCTCTCGACCGAGCAGGTATAGTTTTACTCGGAACTATTTTTCTGCTTATTGCTGGTCCTTTTTCCAAAGAATCACTTTTATGTAATATAGATATCTCTACTATTATGCTTTTATTCGGATTTATGATTATCTCTGCTCAACTTCGTCTCGGAGGTTTTTACACTCTTATAACCCGGAAAATAGCCGCTTTCAATGGCTCTCCTCAAAAATTTCTGGCTATTCTCATTATTGTATCAGGGTCGCTTTCTGCTCTTCTGTCAAACGATATTGTATGCCTTGCAATTACGCCTGTTTTAGGAGAAATTTGTATAAGGAAAGAATTGAACCCTCTTCCATTTTTCTTGCGCTAG
- a CDS encoding SLC13 family permease has product MYKERIEPSSIFLALACSANIGSALTLIGNPQNMLIGQGLNLPFAHYMFFVLLPVGLSLLTLWGLVCLLYRKKWDKHLSLPQNVELPFHAWQTVKGITILSGVMLLFLFSPLPRDYIALGAAAILLTSRTMASHKALNLVDWQLIILFIGLFIINGAFAKVGGLDAIERGLHYVGISLHHPSWLFWCTATLSNMVSNVPATMLLLPLAKTHMAGPILALSSTFCRKSTRRWKYC; this is encoded by the coding sequence TTGTATAAGGAAAGAATTGAACCCTCTTCCATTTTTCTTGCGCTAGCCTGCTCTGCAAATATAGGATCTGCTTTAACTCTTATCGGCAATCCTCAAAATATGCTTATAGGACAAGGACTTAATCTTCCTTTTGCTCATTATATGTTTTTTGTCCTTCTACCTGTGGGACTTTCTCTTCTTACTCTTTGGGGGCTTGTATGCCTACTATATAGAAAAAAGTGGGATAAACACCTTTCTTTGCCTCAAAATGTTGAACTTCCTTTTCATGCTTGGCAAACTGTAAAAGGAATTACGATACTTAGCGGGGTTATGCTCCTGTTCCTCTTTTCCCCTCTCCCCCGAGACTACATTGCTTTAGGAGCTGCCGCCATTCTTCTTACAAGCAGAACAATGGCTTCTCACAAAGCGCTTAATCTAGTTGATTGGCAGCTAATCATTCTTTTCATTGGACTGTTCATTATCAATGGAGCCTTCGCCAAAGTCGGAGGACTTGACGCTATAGAAAGAGGTCTCCACTATGTTGGAATTTCTTTACACCATCCGAGCTGGCTATTCTGGTGTACAGCTACTCTCTCGAATATGGTTTCAAATGTTCCTGCAACAATGCTCCTTCTTCCCCTCGCAAAGACTCATATGGCTGGACCAATCTTAGCCCTCAGCAGTACATTTTGCAGGAAATCTACTCGTCGTTGGAAGTATTGCTAA